GAAGGACGGCTCGGCGCCGATGCGCTGCATGACGACGTCGTCGCGCGTCAGCGGGGAGGCGTCGGTGCTATGGGTGATGGCGCTCCAGTGCATGCCGCGCGCGTCGCTGTTGGCGCCGTTCAGCACGAACACATGCGAGCCGAGCTTGTCGCCGCCTTTCAGCGTCAGTTTCGAGCGCGCGACGACGCGATCGTTCTCGATCAGCTCGATGGTCTTGTCGGCCGAGGAGACGATCACGCTGGTGACCGGCGTGTTCGAGGCGCTCGCCCAGTCGGACGGCGGTTTCTTGCCATCGAGACCGGCGACGACCTGCTCGAATTCCTGCTCCGCATAGCCGCTGAGCACCATGCCCGGATGGGTCAGCTCCCAGGGATCGGTATGGGCGCCGGCGATGATGACCGGCGTGCCGACATGCGTGGCGCCGAACAGCAGTTCCGAGAATTTCATCGGCAGGCGGACACACCCATGCGACGCGGGATAGCCGGGCAGATTGCCGGCGTGCAGCGCCACGCCCGACCATGTCAGCCGGTTCATA
The DNA window shown above is from Methylocystis echinoides and carries:
- a CDS encoding L,D-transpeptidase, whose amino-acid sequence is MGTASLLSGRAFANEMMKEISQLKPGEFTWHPERAPSGPVSVVVSLPEQRVHVYRNGIRIAVSTCSTGKPGHATPTGVFVVLQKDKNHHSSIYDDAPMPNMNRLTWSGVALHAGNLPGYPASHGCVRLPMKFSELLFGATHVGTPVIIAGAHTDPWELTHPGMVLSGYAEQEFEQVVAGLDGKKPPSDWASASNTPVTSVIVSSADKTIELIENDRVVARSKLTLKGGDKLGSHVFVLNGANSDARGMHWSAITHSTDASPLTRDDVVMQRIGAEPSFVDQMQSRMHPGMTMVLTDAPLSPDSRSGKDFVIVTTG